One Plasmodium cynomolgi strain B DNA, chromosome 12, whole genome shotgun sequence genomic region harbors:
- a CDS encoding hypothetical protein (putative) has product MSLYDRALGELVVVKALVDIPPLPTAFVEGFDIKEMKAGERQWMPIYLAITLSSFTYVDVEFPFWFYIKNFINIKEEEYKNQSELFDLPSPYFFEICFMFIDQKVFSKVTPIETVGQKSYFKYMSKVAGYVEDIRHCRTEKIIRHLEQQNVHSSHIYIPNLQHSETHLINLTLYSFWKYDKGLNEKANSIDFTSYLLEPFIKDEEDEKDANLLQDL; this is encoded by the exons ATGTCTCTGTACGACCGGGCGCTGGGCGAGCTCGTCGTGGTTAAGGCGCTCGTGGACATCCCCCCCTTGCCCACGGCCTTTGTGGAG GGATTCgacataaaagaaatgaaagcCGGAGAAAGGCAATGGATGCCGATTTATCTAGCCATCACCCTTTCGTCCTTCACCTATGTCGATGTGGAGTTCCCCTTCTGGTTCTacataaagaattttataaatataaaggaaGAGGAGTACAAAAACCAGAGTGAGCTCTTTGATCTTCCTTCTCCCTACTTCTTCGAGATTTGCTTCATGTTCATTGACCAGAAAGTATTTTCGAAGGTCACTCCGATAGAAACGGTAGGGCAGAAGAGCTACTTCAAGTACATGTCTAAGGTGGCAG GCTACGTCGAAGACATCAGGCACTGCAGGACGGAGAAAATCATCAGACACCTAGAGCAGCAAAATGTGCACTCGTCCCACATCTACATCCCAAATCTGCAGCACTCCGAGACGCACCTAATCAACTTAACCTTATACAGCTTTTGGAAGTATGACAAGGGATTAAACGAAAAGGCTAACTCGATAGACTTTACCTCCTACCTTTTGGAGCCTTTCATAAAAGACGAAGAGGACGAAAAGGACGCGAACCTCTTGCAGGACCTTTAG
- a CDS encoding merozoite surface protein 7 (MSP7;~putative): MNYKAAACISAVLLLLNCKTAKTRSTKISANNQFNATIGLLKNEFDYLNTQNGSGVETTWTNFPKGFEFLREKLEQEEKAKNAFTTDKEEHISTEEELTVQDEQIKNNAEASHGDIFMNIPQWGNKPNNFGQKKRLCRMLAEKKPQPPAGGLRGKAGAKPTLFKPPTGLKPGTPWSPASPAPKGGSKKEKGSAKSDDEDDEEEEEDDDEDGDGQGLFGEYDQLLSGLGAGNPLLQGFLAATNGAGGMAGAAGMAGAAAAAATGLSGNQKFPSSRHGLPWGGRTDFFKGRLQYSSKGIKRTGWGKFCYFFKNLLCCLFIFATKTPMLAGPLGGVLDNPLVGSVIDLVNAGMMM; this comes from the exons ATGAATTACAAAGCTGCTGCCTGTATTTCGGCCGTTTTGCTTTTACTAAACtgcaaaactgcaaaaaCCAGATCAACCAAAATTTCAGCAAACAATCAATTCAACGCCACCATTGGATTGTTAAAGAATGAAtttgattatttaaatacTCAGAACGGAAGTGGCGTTGAGACCACCTGGACTAATTTCCCCAAAGGTTTCGAATTCCTCCGGGAAAAATTAGAACAGGAagagaaagcaaaaaatgcattcaCAACTGACAAGGAGGAGCACATTTCCACAGAGGAGGAACTAACTGTCCAGGACGAACAAATCAAAAACAACGCAGAAGCTTCCCATGgagatatatttatgaatatccCTCAATGGGGAAACAAACCCAACAAttttggacaaaaaaagaggctATGCAGAATGTTAGCCGAAAAAAAACCACAACCTCCAGCTGGAGGTCTTAGGGGAAAAGCAGGCGCTAAGCCAACATTATTCAAGCCCCCCACGGGATTAAAACCAGGAACGCCTTGGAGTCCTGCGTCACCGG CACCAAAAGGTGgtagcaaaaaagaaaaaggtagTGCAAAATCAGATGATGAAGAcgacgaagaggaggaggaggacgatgATGAAGATGGTGATGGACAGGGTTTATTTGGTGAATATGACCAATTGCTCAGTGGCCTTGGTGCTGGAAATCCCCTTTTACAAGGTTTTCTAGCTGCAACTAATGGTGCAGGTGGTATGGCTGGTGCGGCTGGTATGGCTGGTGcagctgctgctgctgctactgGGCTGAGTGGAAATcaaaaatttccttcttctcgaCATGGGCTCCCATGGGGTGGAAGAACGGATTTCTTCAAAGGTAGACTTCAGTATTCATCCAAGGGTATTAAAAGAACTGGTTGgggtaaattttgttatttcttCAAGAATTTATTGTGCTGTTTGTTTATATTTGCAACAAAAACGCCAATGTTAGCTGGACCTTTGGGAGGTGTTTTGGACAACCCACTTGTTGGAAGTGTGATAGATTTAGTCAACGCTGGTATGATGATgtga
- a CDS encoding merozoite surface protein 7 (MSP7;~putative), with the protein MKIKVLFILPPILLLPHSVWSETKGPPGPPKTQMPNANTLHFLKGKLEHLNKISKENAVSPDLKKNIELLKKKIEELEGKAEKDKQDGVDTIPSGQQACENVSQNGLEEKTPCGSNEGKAEEKKTQVKNVIFMKKEKAIDEEVGNKDTAIITEKKKLPIEESPGMDGTQAKESIEGEALPGVIVDKTGDSPKGEILSGSETEAKKKEMYFHPYYGPYFNHHAYYNYYPYYNYPPVYNPYVTQTKDYEVVKKLIDACFNKGEGADPNVPCIIDLFKKVLDDEGFRNEFKTFMYNLYEFAKKNDVLSDGGRKNELMKFFFDNALRLINTMLHY; encoded by the exons atgaaaataaaagtacTATTCATCTTGccacccattttgttgctaCCACATTCGGTATGGTCAGAAACGAAAGGTCCACCTGGGCCTCCCAAAACTCAGATGCCAAATGCTAACACACTACATTTTCTAAAAGGCAAATTAGAACACCTAAATAAAATCAGCAAAGAGAATGCAGTATCTccagatttaaaaaaaaacatagaactgctaaaaaaaaaaatcgaggaACTAGAAGGGAAGGcagaaaaagataaacaGGATGGGGTGGATACTATACCCAGTGGACAGCAAGCATGTGAAAATGTGAGTCAAAACGGATTAGAAGAGAAGACACCATGTGGCAGCAATGAGGGAAAAgcggaggaaaagaaaactcaagtcaaaaatgtcatttttatgaaaaaggagaaagcgATCGATGAAGAAGTTGGGAACAAAGACACCGCTATCATAactgaaaagaagaaattgcCAATTGAGGAATCGCCGGGAATGGATGGAACGCAGGCGAAGGAGAGTATCGAGGGAGAAGCGTTACCCGGAGTTATAGTGGACAAGACAGGTGATTCACCAAAGGGAGAAATCCTATCCGGATCGGAAACGGAAG caaaaaaaaaggaaatgtatTTCCATCCATATTATGGCCCCTATTTTAACCATCACGCATACTATAACTATTACCCCTATTATAATTATCCCCCGGTGTATAACCCATATGTGACCCAAACAAAGGATTACGAAGtggttaaaaaattgattgATGCTTGCTTTaacaaaggggaaggagccGATCCAAATGTACCCTGCATAATTGACTTATTCAAAAAAGTGTTAGACGACGAAGGGTTTCGAAACGAATTTAAAACTTTCATGTATAACCTTTACGAATTTGCCAAAAAGAATGACGTCTTAAGTGATGgcggaaggaaaaacgaattgaTGAAATTCTTCTTTGACAATGCCCTTCGGTTGATCAACACGATGTTGCACTACTGA
- a CDS encoding merozoite surface protein 7 (MSP7;~putative): MNGNMFLLAIFFLMLHVLALHKGTFITGKNCEQKNEKAKQVDKNNKTDSEGFADNNVELFTGQNIMKYFKNILNDKNKDSQKDGNISENGKFIGQVLEEVPTTNEGTDKKDGDDKENAPGEAEVQSGQQTGEQTGEQTGEKGDELTGQQSGAPQGGQNEGKAEATLPVQGENYGGSSLKYSDELYEDILMNLHKKGGKEGTDYNDKYNEFKKEYDMFISLNKDEYEIISKLVNAFSMYNDAIDEDADTVYEAIKKSFTDPKFKQQFGDFMNGIYAYASKKHNIRGAQTEEVKTYLMLFQNNSVMRAIIYCELKHNKL; the protein is encoded by the exons ATGAACGGAAACATGTTCCTTctggctatttttttcctgatgCTACACGTCTTGGCATTGCACAAAGGAACCTTCATCACGGGGAAGAATtgcgaacaaaaaaatgaaaaggccAAACAGGtcgataaaaataataagacAGACAGTGAGGGCTTCGCAGACAATAATGTGGAACTTTTCACAggacaaaatataatgaaatattttaaaaacatcttAAACGATAAGAATAAGGATTCCCAAAAGGATGGCAACATTTCTGAGAATGGAAAATTCATAGGTCAGGTGTTGGAAGAGGTTCCTACAACGAATGAGGGAACGGATAAGAAGGACGGAGACGATAAGGAAAATGCACCCGGGGAGGCCGAAGTGCAGAGTGGCCAGCAAACTGGCGAGCAAACTGGAGAGCAAACTGGCGAGAAGGGTGACGAGCTGACTGGCCAGCAGAGCGGTGCTCCACAAGGTGGACAGAACGAGGGAAAGGCGGAGGCCACCCTTCCAGTACAAGGAGAGAACTACGGCGGGTCCAGCCTAAAATACTCAGACGAGCTGTATGAAGATATCCTAATGAACTTACATAAAAAGGGCGGTAAAGAAGGAACCGATTACAACGACAAATATAATGAGTTCAAAAAGGAATACGACATGTTCATATCGTTAAATAAAGACGAATATGAAATTATATCGAAGCTCGTTAATGCATTTTCCATGTACAATGATGCCATTGATGAAGACGCAGATACTGTGTATGAAGCGATTAAGAAGTCCTTTACGGATCCAAAGTTTAAGCAACAATTTGGAGACTTCATGAACGGCATTTATGCCTATGCTAGTAAGAAGCATAATATAAGAGGCGCCCAAACGGAGGAGGTCAAGACGTACCTCATGCTGTTTCAGAAC aACTCTGTTATGAGGGCCATAATATACTGCGAACTCAAACAC Aacaagttgtaa
- a CDS encoding merozoite surface protein 7 (MSP7;~putative): MEHDPVHLLMKKLKILYNISMTNSDEIFGKEIELLKKQINQLHQHENETANESTKKTIFGVDKDDLDNYDTDFTDLRKAKVE, translated from the exons ATGGAACATGATCCTGTGCATCTGCTAATGAAGAAgctgaaaattttgtataatattAGTATGACGAACTCAGATGAGATTTTCGGCAAAGAAATAGAGTTGTTGAAGAAACAGATTAACCAGCTGCACCAACATG AAAACGAGACCGCAAACGAGTCAACCAAGAAGACCATTTTTGGAGTGGATAAAGACGATCTGGATAACTACGATACAGACTTCACCGACCTGAGAAAGGCCAAAGTTGAGTGA
- a CDS encoding merozoite surface protein 7 (MSP7;~putative) codes for MRGKYVMLSSFFFFLSMHAVPCEKLGIQKKKKNLEQDAAHILMKKLESLYKLSATDNSEVFNKEIESLKKQIDQLHQHGGVIEGENLGHLLESEAANESTKKTIFGVDEDDLDNYDADFIGQGKKTIIKGATDDDEGEEGDEGEVEETNSGNTSSQPDSEDSSESPPESRNPATAVAPGVSPPEGQSPNGRIPNVKYLDKLYDEILKTTDVKDGIHVPAFHSKYNDFRTKYEFTMNEREYQIVKNLFDTFFKKDGNSNDDAPIKFFKNVLNDADFQKQFDNFQHGLYGFAKRHNYLRGQRMNLTDAHKNLFLNALSLLDTLEGK; via the exons atGAGGGGCAAGTATGTGATGTtgtcttccttcttttttttcctttcgatGCATGCGGTGCCGTGTGAAAAGCTGGGCAtccagaagaagaaaaaaaatctggaGCAGGACGCAGCTCACATATTGATGAAGAAGCTGGAGAGTTTGTACAAACTCAGCGCCACGGATAACAGCGAAGTTTTTAACAAAGAAATTGAGTCGTTGAAAAAACAGATTGACCAATTGCACCAACATGGTGGGGTaatcgaaggggaaaatttaGGCCACCTTCTAGAAAGCGAAGCAGCCAACGAGTCAACCAAGAAGACCATTTTTGGTGTAGATGAAGATGATTTGGATAACTACGATGCGGACTTTATCGGGCAAGGGAAGAAAACTATCATAAAGGGGGCGACAGACGATGatgaaggagaggaaggtGATGAGGGTGAAGTAGAAGAAACAAATAGTGGGAATACTTCCTCTCAACCAGATTCAGAAGATTCATCCGAAAGTCCCCCTGAATCTCGTAATCCCGCAACAGCCGTCGCACCAG GTGTAAGCCCCCCTGAGGGACAGTCTCCAAATGGACGCATCCCGAATGTGAAGTACCTGGACAAGCTCTACGACGAAATACTCAAAACGACAGATGTGAAGGACGGAATTCACGTCCCCGCGTTCCACAGCAAATATAATGATTTTCGAACAAAGTACGAATTTACGATGAATGAGCGAGAGTACCAGATAGTGAAAAATCTTTTTGACACCTTCTTCAAGAAGGATGGTAATTCCAATGACGATGCCCCCATtaagtttttcaaaaatgtgttgaATGACGCAGATTTCCAAAAACAGTTTGACAACTTTCAGCATGGCCTCTACGGATTTGCAAAACGACACAACTACTTGAGGGGCCAGAGAATGAACCTGACCGACGCgcacaaaaatttgtttttaaatgcGTTAAGTTTGCTGGACACACTTGAAGGGAAGTGA
- a CDS encoding merozoite surface protein 7 (MSP7;~putative) — MKKKIVLFGSLFVLLSCSTVPCEKLGIQKKKKNLEQDAVHMLMKKLEILYKLSATNNNEILNKEIEALKKQIDQLQQKDGVIEGENLGHLLESDAANESTKKTIFGVDEDDLDNYDADFTGQSKGKIRGQSSKDQKKMKGNDEKFGQASGEGVTVTDGSEQNDTSASSPGNGGAGSPPAAPAAPAPQAESSSVTPPGGQSPNGRVPNVKYLDKLYDEVLNTSEEKNAIHVPAFHSKYNDFRTKYEFTMNEQEYHIVKKLFDAFFKKEQNSSYDAPIKFFKNVLNDAEFQKQFDNFQHGLYGFAKRHNYLRGDRMTDGQLYSELLKNVINLLNTIEIN; from the exons atgaagaaaaaaattgtgctcTTCGGTTCCCTCTTTGTGCTGCTTTCGTGCAGCACCGTGCCGTGTGAAAAGTTGGGCAtccagaaaaagaaaaaaaatctggaGCAGGACGCAGTGCACATGTTGATGAAGAAGCTGGAGATTTTGTACAAACTCAGCGCGACGAACAACAACGAAATTTTGAACAAAGAAATTGAGGCTTTGAAGAAACAGATTGACCAGCTGCAGCAAAAGGATGGAGTaatcgaaggggaaaatctAGGCCACCTTTTAGAAAGTGATGCCGCCAACGAGTCAACTAAGAAGACCATTTTTGGAGTGGACGAAGATGACCTGGATAACTACGACGCGGACTTTACAGGACAgagcaaaggaaaaattaggGGCCAGTCAAGTAAGgatcaaaagaaaatgaaaggaaatgatgaaaagtTTGGGCAAGCATCTGGTGAGGGAGTGACTGTCACAG ATGGATCAGAACAAAACGATACAAGTGCATCCTCCCCAGGGAATGGTGGAGCAGGAAGCCCTCCAGCAGCCCCGGCAGCTCCAGCACCCCAAGCGGAATCATCAAGTGTAACCCCTCCTGGGGGACAGTCTCCAAATGGACGTGTCCCGAATGTGAAGTACCTGGACAAGCTCTACGACGAAGTCCTTAACACCTCGGAGGAAAAGAATGCAATTCACGTCCCCGCGTTCCACAGCAAATATAATGATTTCCGAACAAAGTACGAGTTTACGATGAATGAGCAGGAGTACCACATTGTGAAAAAACTGTTTGACGCCTTCTTCAAGAAGGAGCAGAATTCCAGTTACGATGCCCCCATtaagtttttcaaaaatgtgttgaATGACGCGGAATTCCAAAAACAGTTTGACAACTTTCAGCATGGCCTCTACGGATTTGCAAAACGCCACAACTACTTGAGGGGCGACAGGATGACGGATGGGCAACTATACAGTGAGCtgctaaaaaatgtcataaaTTTGCTGAACAcgattgaaataaattaa